A window of the Bufo gargarizans isolate SCDJY-AF-19 chromosome 1, ASM1485885v1, whole genome shotgun sequence genome harbors these coding sequences:
- the LOC122924902 gene encoding zinc finger protein OZF-like has product MQRSSGENINVHPGLHSTYNLSNHEELSLDQKEGEMFHCGKEFTKRSSLSTYRRICTGEKPYSCSEWGECFTDKTHLVRHKKSHIGEMFKCSECGQGFKIKYNLIIHERIHTGEKPFSCSECGKCFTNKSNLVIHERSHTGQKPYSCSECGKCFTNKSNLVIHERRNHTGEKPYSCSECGKCFTQKSDLVRHERHHTGEKPYSCSECGKCFTQKSNLVMHERNHTGEKPYSCSECGICFKDQLGLVRHKRRSHTGEKPYSCSECGNCFTNKWNLVIHERTHTGEKPYSCSECGKCFTQKSNLVIHERSHTGGKPYSCSECGKCFTIKSNLGKHERTHTGEKPYSCSECGKCFTQKSDLVRHKRSHTKEKPYSCSECGKCFTQKSYLVIHERSHTGEKPFSCSECGKGFKIKSHLVIHERIHTGEKPFSCSECGKCFRKKSNLVIHKRTHTGEKPYSCSECGKCFTQKSNLVTHQRSHAGANL; this is encoded by the coding sequence ATGCagcgctcttcaggagaaaatattaatgtacatccaggacttcacagtacaTATAATCTTTCTAATCATGAGGAACTTTCTCTTGACCAGAAAGAGGGTGAAATGTTTCACTGTGGTAAAGAGTTCACAAAAAGATCAAGTCTTTCTACATATAGAAGAATTTGCACCGGAGAGAAGCCATACTCCTGTTCAGAATGGGGGGAGTGCTTTACagataaaacacatcttgttAGACATAAAAAAAGCCACATAGGAGAGATGTTTAagtgttcagaatgtggacaAGGTTTTAAAATCAAATATAATCTtattatacatgagagaattcacacaggagagaaaccattttcatgttcagaatgtgggaaatgttttactaatAAATCAAATctagttatacatgagagaagtcacacaggacagaagccatattcatgttcagaatgtgggaaatgttttactaatAAATCAAATCTAGTTATACATGAGaggagaaatcacacaggagagaagccatattcatgttcagaatgtgggaaatgttttacacaaaaatcagatcttgttagacatgagagacatcacacaggagagaagccatattcatgttcagaatgtgggaaatgttttacacaaaaatcaaaTCTAGTTATGcatgagagaaatcacacaggagagaagccatattcgtgttcagaatgtgggatatGTTTTAAAGATCAATTAGGTCTTGTTAGACATAAGagaagaagtcacacaggagagaagccatattcgtgttcagaatgtgggaattgTTTTACAAATAAATGGAATctagttatacatgagagaactcacacaggagagaagccatattcatgttcagaatgtgggaaatgttttacacaaaaatccaatctagttatacatgagagaagtcacacaggagggaagccatattcgtgttcagaatgtgggaaatgttttacaattaaatcaaatctAGGTAAacatgagagaactcacacaggagagaagccatattcctgttcagaatgtgggaaatgttttacacaaaaatctgatcttgttagacataagagaagtcacacaaaagagaagccatattcgtgttcagaatgtgggaaatgttttacacaaaaatcatatctagttatacatgagagaagtcacacaggagagaagccgttttcgtgttcagaatgtgggaaaggcTTTAAAAtcaaatcacatcttgttatacatgagagaattcacacaggagagaaaccattttcatgttcagaatgtgggaaatgctttagaaAGAAATCAAATCTAGTTATACacaagagaactcacacaggagagaagccatattcatgttcagaatgtgggaaatgttttacacaaaaatctaATCTTGTcacacatcagagaagtcacgcaGGAGCAAATTTATGA